A window of Xanthocytophaga agilis contains these coding sequences:
- a CDS encoding CHAD domain-containing protein has product MSFTKSILTQWNKQHNSFEKSLAVVQKELSSRAVHQLRVSIKKLRAFIKLTELVTKEKEHSERLPSTSYLFRMLGKYRELDLQLAAVSDADCPVFKSHLQHLKMQTAHEIKAMLTHFQEKEITKLDTIIKTHLETKADKQALKKTKQYIREKDKNTQNQKEYFAKNTHLIRKRLKNIGYWLQVIPDQKILRQSTLKKLHQIVSMLGLAHDAQVLGIRIKHFRKDYLVKGNSEIKILQQLERKTKKHSKRYIHNARQMYYLLNIK; this is encoded by the coding sequence ATGTCTTTCACTAAATCCATTCTGACTCAGTGGAATAAACAACATAATAGCTTTGAGAAAAGCTTGGCTGTTGTCCAAAAAGAGCTTTCTAGTCGTGCAGTGCACCAATTGCGGGTAAGCATTAAGAAGCTACGCGCCTTTATTAAGCTAACCGAATTAGTAACAAAGGAAAAAGAACATAGTGAACGGCTTCCCAGCACTTCTTATCTATTTCGGATGCTGGGCAAATACAGAGAACTGGATTTACAGCTTGCTGCTGTGTCAGATGCTGACTGTCCGGTTTTCAAATCGCATCTTCAACACTTGAAAATGCAGACAGCCCACGAAATAAAAGCAATGCTTACTCACTTTCAGGAAAAGGAGATAACAAAGTTAGATACCATCATAAAGACCCACCTTGAAACAAAAGCAGACAAACAGGCTCTGAAAAAAACAAAGCAATATATCAGAGAGAAAGACAAAAACACACAAAACCAAAAAGAGTATTTTGCTAAAAATACACATCTGATCCGGAAGCGACTAAAAAATATTGGGTACTGGCTTCAGGTGATTCCTGACCAGAAAATTCTCAGACAGTCAACACTCAAAAAGTTGCACCAGATTGTTTCTATGCTCGGGCTTGCCCATGATGCACAAGTGTTAGGCATCCGAATAAAACATTTCCGGAAAGACTATCTGGTTAAAGGCAACTCTGAAATTAAAATCCTACAACAACTCGAACGCAAAACGAAAAAACACAGCAAACGATACATTCACAACGCCAGACAGATGTATTATCTACTAAATATAAAATAG